Proteins found in one Serratia plymuthica genomic segment:
- the malF gene encoding maltose ABC transporter permease MalF translates to MQLAHAGSPARKKSKWWQSDVLKWLVIGLFSLVTCYLIVLMYAQGEYLFAILTLILVSAGLYVFANRRAYAWRYVYPGIAGMGLFVLFPLICTIAIAFTNYSSTNQLTFERAQSVLMQRQFQTGKTFTFGLYPAENQQWRLQLTHPDSGQQLISEPFSFDANAPQTLKLTAENAEPAGERATLRVITQNRQALSQVVAQLPEGGELRMSSLRQFSGTSPLYLLDKDGKVLTNQQTHIQYRPNPDIGFYQALNADGSWAKETLSPGYTVTIGWKNFLRVLQDEGIKKPFVSIFIWTIVFSVMTVILTVAVGMVLACVVQWEALKGKAVYRVMLILPYAVPSFISILIFKGLFNQSFGEINMMLSHLFGIKPAWFSDPITAKSMILIVNTWLGYPYMMILCMGLLKAIPDDLYEASAMDGATPMQNFFRITFPLLIKPLTPLMIASFAFNFNNFVLIQLLTNGGPDMIGTTTPAGYTDLLVSYTYRIAFEGGGGQDFGLAAAIATLIFLLVGALAILNLKASKMNFD, encoded by the coding sequence ATGCAATTAGCTCACGCCGGGTCGCCTGCGCGCAAGAAATCGAAGTGGTGGCAGAGTGACGTACTGAAATGGCTGGTGATCGGCCTGTTCAGTCTGGTTACCTGCTACCTGATTGTGTTGATGTATGCACAGGGTGAATACCTGTTTGCCATTCTGACGCTGATTCTGGTCAGCGCCGGGCTTTACGTCTTCGCCAACCGCCGCGCTTACGCCTGGCGTTACGTCTATCCGGGCATCGCCGGCATGGGGCTGTTTGTCCTGTTTCCGCTGATTTGCACCATTGCCATCGCCTTTACCAACTACAGCAGCACCAACCAGCTGACCTTTGAGCGCGCCCAGTCGGTGCTGATGCAACGCCAGTTCCAGACCGGCAAGACCTTCACTTTCGGCCTGTATCCGGCGGAAAACCAACAGTGGCGCCTGCAGTTAACCCATCCTGATAGCGGCCAACAGCTGATTTCCGAGCCGTTCAGCTTTGACGCCAACGCGCCGCAAACGCTGAAACTGACGGCGGAAAACGCCGAGCCGGCAGGCGAACGCGCCACATTGCGGGTGATTACCCAGAACCGCCAGGCGCTGAGCCAAGTGGTGGCGCAGTTACCGGAAGGCGGCGAGCTGCGCATGAGTTCACTGCGCCAGTTTTCCGGCACCTCTCCGCTGTATCTGCTGGATAAAGACGGCAAGGTGCTGACCAACCAACAGACCCATATTCAATACCGACCGAACCCGGACATTGGCTTCTATCAGGCGCTGAATGCCGATGGCAGCTGGGCCAAAGAGACCCTTAGCCCGGGATACACCGTCACCATCGGCTGGAAAAACTTCCTGCGCGTTTTGCAGGATGAAGGCATCAAAAAACCCTTCGTGTCGATCTTTATCTGGACCATCGTGTTCTCGGTGATGACCGTGATCCTCACCGTGGCAGTGGGCATGGTGCTGGCCTGCGTGGTGCAGTGGGAAGCGCTGAAAGGCAAAGCGGTGTATCGCGTCATGCTGATACTGCCCTACGCGGTGCCGTCGTTTATTTCGATTCTGATCTTCAAGGGGTTGTTTAACCAAAGCTTCGGTGAAATCAACATGATGCTCAGCCATCTGTTCGGCATCAAACCGGCCTGGTTCAGCGATCCCATTACCGCCAAGAGCATGATTCTGATCGTCAACACCTGGCTGGGTTACCCGTACATGATGATCCTGTGCATGGGGCTGTTGAAAGCGATCCCCGACGATCTGTACGAAGCCTCGGCAATGGACGGCGCCACCCCGATGCAGAACTTTTTCCGCATCACTTTCCCGCTGTTGATCAAGCCGCTGACGCCGTTGATGATTGCCAGTTTCGCCTTTAACTTTAACAACTTCGTCTTGATTCAGCTGTTGACCAACGGCGGGCCGGACATGATCGGCACCACCACGCCGGCCGGTTATACCGACCTGCTGGTCAGCTACACCTACCGCATTGCCTTTGAAGGCGGCGGCGGGCAGGACTTCGGTCTGGCGGCCGCGATTGCCACGCTGATCTTCCTGCTGGTAGGCGCCCTGGCGATCCTGAACCTGAAAGCCAGCAAGATGAACTTCGACTAG